A stretch of DNA from Microlunatus capsulatus:
CGCAGGACCAGCTCGGGCAGCAGCCGGACGTGCGCGACCGGGGGCCGGTCCAGCCCGGCCCGGGCCCGGAGGTGGCGGCGCAGCAGGAGCGAGACCGCCTCGACGCCCAGCTGGTGCTTGGCCGGGGAGATCGAGGTGAGGGACACCTCGGCCCGCGGCCCCACGATGTCGTCGTAGGCCACCACCGAGCAGCGGCCGGGCACGTCGACCCCGCGGGCGCGCAGCGCGGAGACCAGCACCTGGGCCGAGGTGTCGGTGTGCATGACCACGACCGTCGCGCGCTGGTCGAGCACCGCGGCCACGACGGCGTCGAAGTCGGCGGGCTCCAGCCCCTCGGGGGTGAGCAGCGGCTCCCCCAGCTGCGGCAGCCCGCGGCGGTGCAGCTCGGCGACGAAGAACCGGCGCAGCAGCCGGCCCGGCGGGGTGTTGTCGCGGATGCTGGCCAGGATCCGGGTGTGCCCCAGCTGCTGCAGGTGGTCCATGGCGAGCCGCATCCCGTAGGCGTGGTCGGCGATCACCGAGTCGAGCTCGAAGAGCGGGTGCCCCGCCTCGACGTCGCGGCCCGCCAGCACCACGGGGACGGCCGCTCCCGCCAGCCACGGCAGCGGCTCCGCGGCCTCCTCCTCGGTCCGCCACTGCGGGGAGCAGACCAGGCCCACGCAGCCCGCCGCGACCAGCCGGGCCGTCGCCGCCCGTGACTCCTCGGCGTCCTCGACGTGCTCGAGCAGGAAGCGGTGGCCCCGCCGCTCGGCCTCGCGGCGGGCCGCCTGGCCGATCAGCGCCAGGTAGCGGTTGGTCGAGACCATCATCCCGATCGCGCCGCCGCTCTCCCGGGGCAGCCGGCTGCGGTCCTCCAGCTCGACGGCGCCGTGCCGCCGGGTCAGCCGGCCCTGCCGGCTGAGCGCCTCGACGTCGCGCCGGACCGTCGGCATCGAGACGTCGAGCTCCTCGGCGAGGTCGCGCAGGCGTGCCTTGCCGGTCCGGCCCAGGCTGCGGAGCAGGGCGGCCCGTCGGCTGGCGGGGCTGCCGCTCACCGGGCGCGGGACGGGCTCAGCGGCTCTGC
This window harbors:
- a CDS encoding LacI family DNA-binding transcriptional regulator, coding for MSGSPASRRAALLRSLGRTGKARLRDLAEELDVSMPTVRRDVEALSRQGRLTRRHGAVELEDRSRLPRESGGAIGMMVSTNRYLALIGQAARREAERRGHRFLLEHVEDAEESRAATARLVAAGCVGLVCSPQWRTEEEAAEPLPWLAGAAVPVVLAGRDVEAGHPLFELDSVIADHAYGMRLAMDHLQQLGHTRILASIRDNTPPGRLLRRFFVAELHRRGLPQLGEPLLTPEGLEPADFDAVVAAVLDQRATVVVMHTDTSAQVLVSALRARGVDVPGRCSVVAYDDIVGPRAEVSLTSISPAKHQLGVEAVSLLLRRHLRARAGLDRPPVAHVRLLPELVLRRSTGPVPTRF